The Vigna unguiculata cultivar IT97K-499-35 chromosome 1, ASM411807v1, whole genome shotgun sequence nucleotide sequence AGCCACCCAACTAAATCATCATGCACATCATATCCACCAAAAGccatataataaaaagaaacaaaaatcgTTAAAAgcatcatattatttttaacataaccTACAGCTACCTTTAAAGACATTAAGTTGCAAAAACTGTCACTCAGTTTTTCCAAGTGTTACTATTTCCTCTAACAGTTAACCAAAAAACATTTACATAGTCACACACAATACTGtaattaaacatgcaaaaaACTCAGACGTCAGCACAACTTGCTTAAATTACCTTGTAACAGAATAAATTAAGCATGCTTTATAATGTATGGCCAAGTAACGTGTAGAAACGAAAAATGTCAATCACAAATTAGCACACACACGTACCTTCATCATCACTCTCTTCAATATCATCCATTGCATCACCTCCAAATTTCTGCACCATTCATAATTAATCAAAACATATACAATAAcatcaataaaaaatgaaaatcaactGAACATATTACGTACAGAGAAATCCATCCCTCCCATTCCATCAGCACCCATTCCCCCAaatttctgcataaaaatagtgaggatattaaataatataatcagGATAATATTTTGAAGAGAATAATCAAATGAACACATTGCATACCGAGAAATCCATTCCTCCCAAGTCCGGTTCACCTAATAACAAACAATGAGCagaattaattagattatgcaTAAAAGTACACTGTGCTCTGCAAAACATTAAATATCTTAGTACAAGCCATGAATACCACTGCCATCTTCTTCATCCTCATCCACCCATTTATCCCAATCTACTTTCACATAATGTGGAGTCTTGCCTTCTCCACGCAGTAACCTTTTCCACCATCCAGCTTCTGCCTTCTGCACTACACAGAATATGCTTCGCACTCCTACATTAATTTTGCTCTCctgaaagaagaaaatggaGAAGGAAACAAAGCCGCAAATTTTTAAGTGGAGGATGACAGAATAGATGTATGAGCATTACAACTTCCATTAAATTGCATATTGGGGAATAAAGCTATCGAAACATGTTATTGTTCATTTTGGGTGGAAATAAACATTCTTGAAGATGCTCCAATGCTATAGCAGTAAAGCACAAATTAGAACCGCCTTCTCACCTCTACATTAACCTTCTCAAAGAGCTCCAGTTTTAGCTCATACTGATGGTCTGCGGTGCCAGCACTGCCAGAGAAGGTAAAAACGCCTTCAGGAGTAAGATCCACTTTAGCATTTTTTGAATCAGCCAATTGCACCGTGATATAGACCTTGTCAACTCTCTGAGCCCACTTAACCTCAGGATGACGACTGCATTATACGGTgcatttataaacaaataacGAGGACCAATTAGATAGGGTTCAGATGTGGCATTAGAAGGCAATAAATGCTAGACGGGAAAAAATCGAACTGCTGAAAATTATCATCACTGACTTCACAAAAAATTGATCAATCACAAATCACAACTCACTTTGACGAAAACTTAGAAGTCACAAGCAAGATACCAAACGTCCACAGAGACACGATGAAGAACAAGACATTAAATGATAGAAAAATGAGTGCCAAGATGCAATCTTTTTCAGAATAAACAAGACAAAGCAAAACCTAATAATCCCAAAGCAAAACCTAATAATCCCATCGCCGTACCCGTACCCGAATAACCAAATACAATCTGAGCAACAAAATATGCCTACACCAATTTTTAGAAACTGCTTTTCAATTGCGTCTAGATTTTGAAAATGCCCCTTATAGATTaggtttattataattttaattaaaacagtATTTGCGTTGAATCTAAAGAATGTGAAAAACTCTCCATTCTCCAGGATCACAAGTCGATAAGAACTCCACCAAACAAAACAAGAGCAAACAATTTGAGCGATAACAACCCCCAATTATAGAAGAAAAAGCAAAGTCCAAGACAATgatgaaaatagttttataatatgtcaaaataaacaaaacatgataaCAGTTCTGAAGGAATAAATAGCAAAGGAAGATGCAGGTTAATAGTTTGTACCTCATATTTGGTATTGGATTGgagtgaagaaaaagagagaaaggttatTTTGTAAAACCCTAGTTTCTTCTTTGGTGAGTGAGTGATAGAAACCCCAGAGTAACGCTGTTACAACTGCTCCTTTTGAAGAAATGGTATTTATACGACATTCTGGACTTCTAGTACCTTCCTGCACTCAATCCCAATTTAGTTTCTAGAATAAGCTCAAACTCGCAAT carries:
- the LOC114163527 gene encoding uncharacterized protein OsI_027940 isoform X1, which codes for MSRHPEVKWAQRVDKVYITVQLADSKNAKVDLTPEGVFTFSGSAGTADHQYELKLELFEKVNVEESKINVGVRSIFCVVQKAEAGWWKRLLRGEGKTPHYVKVDWDKWVDEDEEDGSGEPDLGGMDFSKFGGMGADGMGGMDFSKFGGDAMDDIEESDDEEQEVSKPVEADAGEASKETKEAAPST
- the LOC114163527 gene encoding uncharacterized protein OsI_027940 isoform X2 yields the protein MSRHPEVKWAQRVDKVYITVQLADSKNAKVDLTPEGVFTFSGSAGTADHQYELKLELFEKVNVEESKINVGVRSIFCVVQKAEAGWWKRLLRGEGKTPHYVKVDWDKWVDEDEEDGSGEPDLGGMDFSKFGGDAMDDIEESDDEEQEVSKPVEADAGEASKETKEAAPST